A single Ziziphus jujuba cultivar Dongzao chromosome 11, ASM3175591v1 DNA region contains:
- the LOC112489001 gene encoding disease resistance protein At4g27190 isoform X1, protein MEVGAPLNTYTILVCRKMDIITSIISKIGEMLVEPTGRHLGYLFHYKVNIKALEDENVKLMNKRADVQKLIDAANRNSEVIGDEVNWWVSEVDKITDELEKFLKEDATADKMCFHGWCPNLKLRHSLGRKAKKHAEGVLKLQQEGKFDRISYPAPPTRMHFSSSSMKDFNSRKKILNQVMEALRNEKVSMTAICGMGGIGKTTMAKEVAKRAKDEKLFREVVMVTVSQNPNVGRIQDTIADFLGLKFDQKSDDEGRAEKLRQRILKETENILLILDDLWNKLDLEAVGIPDGCKILLASRNEDVCKQMKSQEIFPIKVLSEDEAWNLFEEVAGISNCTRDLHKVAKKVANECKGLPVAIVTVGRALENRDESDWNDALLKLEKSIPDSMLKTDIEVYSRIKLSYDLLRSEEAKSCFLLCCLFPEDYDIGIETLVRYGKGLRLFQETRTMEQTRNRVHTLVGYLKRCFLLMDGNEKECIRMHDIVRDVAISIASRKEHDGFVVKCDNEMEEWPEIDSSEMEHCTAISLVFDKRIKKHPDSLVCPNLKLLSLSSTIKIKYHFMVRYAWQKLELSENFFEGIKEIKVLAFQSIYFQTLPASLQMLQNLRTLHLEYCELGDISRIGGLEMLEILSLIGSWIQQELPKEIGNLQHLKVLDMTKCKGLNRIPPGVLSRLTTLEELKIFPFSSWSSLEGNEEKTSASLDEITPLLDRYLKVLNVWIPEVEFIPRNFIFNDLTRFSIGVGRYARDEINDLFRKNLQLDEVSTDSIKQSGIHPIVKKCEALRLRKVHDLKNLFPHFDEEEQDGFPWLRILIVVNCNEMEYVVKFTSNNNRTDLHVPNKFPLLEELYLMNLEGLKGIFHYNSDDLQLPPTDHQFVRKERISTASSLPRGFPQLQSLYVGNCPTLEEIVSVWNRKTDDPINTSTSDDMILFPKLTELTLWWLPSLISLCRAIDDEGSTGPPKDADGVESNMDNMNTPTNILVPFKCIKWLPSLEKLEVNDCDSIKVLFGFHGNDSPQLDPINSNITNNINVDQPNDSENLSHKKCCLIGCLPCGNIAGKPNMIQNSQEIIDTSHLTKDVNQDRQLDNHKEEWLMNLKDLDVIWCNSLEVVFDYGEGPLAPALNKLESLELRGLYKLMHIWKKGPQQVKTVGFQNLKTLSLHFCPSLRYLFTASIAKLLVMLKGLKVTYCKSMEEVVAKTEEEINNVNAEFYVVSFPNLVSIELNSLNNLYYLCQHPYAFEFPSLETLQIKKCPKLQTFVTANKTPKIPKLKVVKLNGKDMVILEQDLNGIIRRQFEKPDHIEEE, encoded by the exons GAAAATGGACATTATCACTTCAATCATATCAAAAATTGGAGAAATGTTGGTGGAGCCCACTGGAAGACATCTTGGATACTTATTTCACTATAAAGTCAACATCAAGGCTCTTGAAGATGAAAATGTTAAGCTGATGAACAAGAGAGCTGATGTTCAAAAGTTGATCGATGCAGCAAATAGAAATTCAGAAGTCATCGGAGATGAAGTTAATTGGTGGGTTTCAGAGGTGGACAAGATCACAGATGAGCTGGAGAAGTTCTTGAAAGAAGATGCAACAGCAGACAAAATGTGCTTCCATGGATGGTGCCCAAACTTGAAGTTGCGACATTCTTTGGGTAGGAAAGCCAAGAAGCACGCAGAGGGTGTTCTGAAGCTCCAACAAGAAGGAAAGTTCGATAGAATATCCTACCCTGCACCTCCAACCAGAATGCACTTTTCTTCATCATCCATGAAAGACTTCAACTCGAGAAAGAAAATCTTAAATCAAGTTATGGAGGCTCTAAGAAATGAGAAGGTGAGCATGACTGCGATATGCGGGATGGGCGGGATCGGGAAAACAACCATGGCCAAAGAAGTTgctaaaagagcaaaagatgaGAAACTTTTTCGTGAGGTTGTTATGGTAACGGTGTCCCAAAATCCAAATGTTGGTCGAATCCAAGACACAATTGCAGATTTCTTGGGTTTGAAGTTTGATCAGAAGAGCGACGACGAAGGAAGAGCAGAAAAATTGCGTCAGAGAATATTGAAAGAGACAGAAAACATCCTTCTTATACTGGATGACTTGTGGAATAAACTTGATTTGGAGGCTGTAGGTATCCCCGATGGATGTAAAATTCTATTGGCATCACGAAATGAAGATGTTTGCAAGCAAATGAAAAGTCAAGAGATTTTTCCCATCAAAGTCTTATCTGAAGACGAAGCTTGGAATCTTTTCGAAGAGGTGGCAGGAATTTCCAATTGTACTCGTGATCTACACAAGGTAGCAAAAAAGGTTGCAAATGAATGCAAAGGCTTACCTGTTGCGATCGTCACTGTTGGAAGAGCGCTCGAAAATAGAGACGAAAGTGATTGGAATGATGCACTTCTCAAACTTGAAAAATCAATACCAGATAGCATGTTAAAAACGGATATAGAGGTCTATTCCCGTATCAAATTGAGTTACGACCTTTTAAGAAGCGAAGAAGCCAAGTCATGCTTTTTGCTGTGTTGTTTATTCCCAGAAGACTATGATATTGGTATTGAAACTTTGGTTCGATATGGGAAAGGATTAAGGTTGTTTCAAGAAACTCGGACAATGGAACAGACAAGAAACAGAGTTCATACTTTGGTTGGGTATTTAAAAAGATGTTTTCTACTGATGGATGGCAATGAGAAAGAGTGCATTAGAATGCATGATATTGTTCGTGATGTGGCCATATCAATCGCATCAAGAAAGGAGCACGATGGCTTCGTAGTTAAATGTGATAATGAAATGGAAGAGTGGCCAGAGATAGATTCAAGTGAAATGGAACATTGCACTGCAATCTCACTTGTATTTGATAAGAGAATCAAGAAGCATCCTGATAGTTTGGTGTGCCCCAATCTCAAGCTTCTAAGTTTGTCCTcgacaattaaaataaaatatcacttTATGGTAAGATATGCTTGGCAGAAATTGGAACTGAGTGAGAATTTTTTCGAAGGGATTAAAGAAATCAAGGTTTTGGCTTTTCAAAGTATTTACTTTCAAACGCTTCCAGCATCATTGCAAATGCTACAAAACCTCCGGACCTTGCATTTGGAGTATTGTGAGTTAGGAGATATTTCAAGAATTGGAGGATTGGAAATGCTAGAAATCCTCAGCTTGATTGGTTCTTGGATCCAACAAGAGTTGCCAAAGGAGATAGGAAATCTTCAACATCTAAAGGTGTTGGATATGACAAAATGCAAAGGGCTTAATAGAATTCCACCTGGTGTACTCTCGAGATTAACCACATTGGAAGAGTTAAAGATTTTCCCCTTCAGTAGTTGGAGTTCTCTGGAAGGAAATGAAGAGAAAACCTCCGCAAGTCTTGATGAGATAACTCCTCTGCTTGATCGATATTTGAAAGTTTTAAATGTTTGGATACCAGAAGTGGAGTTTATTCCAAGaaactttattttcaatgatttGACAAGATTTTCAATTGGTGTGGGTAGATATGCTAGAGATGAAATCAATGATTTGTTTAGAAAGAATTTGCAGCTAGACGAAGTTAGCACTGATTCTATAAAACAGAGTGGGATTCATCCAATAGTCAAGAAATGTGAAGCTTTGAGATTAAGGAAGGTGCATGATTTGAAGAATTTATTTCCCCATTTTGATGAGGAGGAGCAAGATGGTTTCCCGTGGTTGAGGATTCTTATAGTAGTCAACTGCAATGAAATGGAGTACGTGGTGAAATTCACGTCAAATAATAATCGGACTGATCTTCATGTTCCAAACAAATTCCCTCTTTTGGAGGAATTGTATTTGATGAATCTTGAAGGATTGAAGGGAATATTCCATTATAATTCTGATGATTTACAACTTCCTCCTACTGATCATCAGTTTGTTAGAAAGGAGAGGATTTCCACAGCATCATCTCTTCCAAGAGGATTTCCACAGCTCCAGAGTTTGTATGTAGGAAACTGCCCAACATTAGAAGAAATCGTTTCCGTATGGAACCGCAAAACTGATGATCCTATTAATACATCTACATCCGATGATATGATTCTCTTCCCCAAATTAACTGAGTTAACTCTGTGGTGGCTACCGAGTCTAATCAGTTTGTGCAGAGCCATAGATGATGAGGGAAGTACAGGGCCACCTAAG GATGCTGATGGAGTAGAAAGCAACATGGATAATATGAATACTCCTACTAACATACTTGTTCCCTTCAAATGTATAAAGTGGTTACCAAGTCTAGAAAAGTTAGAGGTGAACGACTGTGATTCAATAAAAgtactttttggttttcatggaaATGATTCACCACAGCTTGATCCAATCAACAGTAATATTACCAATAATATTAATGTTGATCAACCAAATGATTCGGAAAATCTTTCTCATAAGAAGTGCTGCCTAATTGGGTGTCTACCATGTGGTAATATAGCTGGCAAACCCAACATGATACAAAATTCTCAAGAAATCATCGATACTTCCCACTTGACAAAGGATGTTAATCAGGATCGTCAGCTGGACAATCACAAAGAAGAG tgGCTGATGAACTTGAAAGATTTAGATGTGATTTGGTGTAATTCGTTGGAGGTGGTATTCGACTATGGGGAAGGCCCATTAGCTCCAGCCCTCAATAAGTTGGAAAGTTTGGAATTACGTGGGCTATACAAGCTGATGCACATATGGAAGAAGGGTCCACAACAGGTCAAAACTGTTGGCTTCCAAAATCTGAAAACTCTATCATTACATTTTTGTCCAAGTTTGAGATATTTATTCACTGCTTCCATTGCCAAACTCCTCGTGATGCTAAAAGGTCTCAAAGTTACTTACTGTAAATCAATGGAAGAGGTCGTTGCAAAAACAGAAGAGGAGATCAATAATGTTAATGCGGAATTTTATGTGGTTTCATTTCCCAATCTGGTTTCCATTGAATTAAATTCTCTGAATAATCTCTACTATTTATGTCAACATCCTTATGCCTTTGAATTCCCATCCCTAGAAActctacaaataaaaaagtgTCCTAAGTTGCAGACATTTGTTACCGCAAATAAAACTCCGAAGATACCTAAGCTTAAGGTTGTAAAGCTTAATGGCAAAGACATGGTGATTTTGGAACAAGACCTTAATGGCATCATACGACGCCAGTTTGAAAAACCAG ACCAtatagaagaagaataa
- the LOC112489001 gene encoding disease resistance protein At4g27190 isoform X2: MDIITSIISKIGEMLVEPTGRHLGYLFHYKVNIKALEDENVKLMNKRADVQKLIDAANRNSEVIGDEVNWWVSEVDKITDELEKFLKEDATADKMCFHGWCPNLKLRHSLGRKAKKHAEGVLKLQQEGKFDRISYPAPPTRMHFSSSSMKDFNSRKKILNQVMEALRNEKVSMTAICGMGGIGKTTMAKEVAKRAKDEKLFREVVMVTVSQNPNVGRIQDTIADFLGLKFDQKSDDEGRAEKLRQRILKETENILLILDDLWNKLDLEAVGIPDGCKILLASRNEDVCKQMKSQEIFPIKVLSEDEAWNLFEEVAGISNCTRDLHKVAKKVANECKGLPVAIVTVGRALENRDESDWNDALLKLEKSIPDSMLKTDIEVYSRIKLSYDLLRSEEAKSCFLLCCLFPEDYDIGIETLVRYGKGLRLFQETRTMEQTRNRVHTLVGYLKRCFLLMDGNEKECIRMHDIVRDVAISIASRKEHDGFVVKCDNEMEEWPEIDSSEMEHCTAISLVFDKRIKKHPDSLVCPNLKLLSLSSTIKIKYHFMVRYAWQKLELSENFFEGIKEIKVLAFQSIYFQTLPASLQMLQNLRTLHLEYCELGDISRIGGLEMLEILSLIGSWIQQELPKEIGNLQHLKVLDMTKCKGLNRIPPGVLSRLTTLEELKIFPFSSWSSLEGNEEKTSASLDEITPLLDRYLKVLNVWIPEVEFIPRNFIFNDLTRFSIGVGRYARDEINDLFRKNLQLDEVSTDSIKQSGIHPIVKKCEALRLRKVHDLKNLFPHFDEEEQDGFPWLRILIVVNCNEMEYVVKFTSNNNRTDLHVPNKFPLLEELYLMNLEGLKGIFHYNSDDLQLPPTDHQFVRKERISTASSLPRGFPQLQSLYVGNCPTLEEIVSVWNRKTDDPINTSTSDDMILFPKLTELTLWWLPSLISLCRAIDDEGSTGPPKDADGVESNMDNMNTPTNILVPFKCIKWLPSLEKLEVNDCDSIKVLFGFHGNDSPQLDPINSNITNNINVDQPNDSENLSHKKCCLIGCLPCGNIAGKPNMIQNSQEIIDTSHLTKDVNQDRQLDNHKEEWLMNLKDLDVIWCNSLEVVFDYGEGPLAPALNKLESLELRGLYKLMHIWKKGPQQVKTVGFQNLKTLSLHFCPSLRYLFTASIAKLLVMLKGLKVTYCKSMEEVVAKTEEEINNVNAEFYVVSFPNLVSIELNSLNNLYYLCQHPYAFEFPSLETLQIKKCPKLQTFVTANKTPKIPKLKVVKLNGKDMVILEQDLNGIIRRQFEKPDHIEEE; this comes from the exons ATGGACATTATCACTTCAATCATATCAAAAATTGGAGAAATGTTGGTGGAGCCCACTGGAAGACATCTTGGATACTTATTTCACTATAAAGTCAACATCAAGGCTCTTGAAGATGAAAATGTTAAGCTGATGAACAAGAGAGCTGATGTTCAAAAGTTGATCGATGCAGCAAATAGAAATTCAGAAGTCATCGGAGATGAAGTTAATTGGTGGGTTTCAGAGGTGGACAAGATCACAGATGAGCTGGAGAAGTTCTTGAAAGAAGATGCAACAGCAGACAAAATGTGCTTCCATGGATGGTGCCCAAACTTGAAGTTGCGACATTCTTTGGGTAGGAAAGCCAAGAAGCACGCAGAGGGTGTTCTGAAGCTCCAACAAGAAGGAAAGTTCGATAGAATATCCTACCCTGCACCTCCAACCAGAATGCACTTTTCTTCATCATCCATGAAAGACTTCAACTCGAGAAAGAAAATCTTAAATCAAGTTATGGAGGCTCTAAGAAATGAGAAGGTGAGCATGACTGCGATATGCGGGATGGGCGGGATCGGGAAAACAACCATGGCCAAAGAAGTTgctaaaagagcaaaagatgaGAAACTTTTTCGTGAGGTTGTTATGGTAACGGTGTCCCAAAATCCAAATGTTGGTCGAATCCAAGACACAATTGCAGATTTCTTGGGTTTGAAGTTTGATCAGAAGAGCGACGACGAAGGAAGAGCAGAAAAATTGCGTCAGAGAATATTGAAAGAGACAGAAAACATCCTTCTTATACTGGATGACTTGTGGAATAAACTTGATTTGGAGGCTGTAGGTATCCCCGATGGATGTAAAATTCTATTGGCATCACGAAATGAAGATGTTTGCAAGCAAATGAAAAGTCAAGAGATTTTTCCCATCAAAGTCTTATCTGAAGACGAAGCTTGGAATCTTTTCGAAGAGGTGGCAGGAATTTCCAATTGTACTCGTGATCTACACAAGGTAGCAAAAAAGGTTGCAAATGAATGCAAAGGCTTACCTGTTGCGATCGTCACTGTTGGAAGAGCGCTCGAAAATAGAGACGAAAGTGATTGGAATGATGCACTTCTCAAACTTGAAAAATCAATACCAGATAGCATGTTAAAAACGGATATAGAGGTCTATTCCCGTATCAAATTGAGTTACGACCTTTTAAGAAGCGAAGAAGCCAAGTCATGCTTTTTGCTGTGTTGTTTATTCCCAGAAGACTATGATATTGGTATTGAAACTTTGGTTCGATATGGGAAAGGATTAAGGTTGTTTCAAGAAACTCGGACAATGGAACAGACAAGAAACAGAGTTCATACTTTGGTTGGGTATTTAAAAAGATGTTTTCTACTGATGGATGGCAATGAGAAAGAGTGCATTAGAATGCATGATATTGTTCGTGATGTGGCCATATCAATCGCATCAAGAAAGGAGCACGATGGCTTCGTAGTTAAATGTGATAATGAAATGGAAGAGTGGCCAGAGATAGATTCAAGTGAAATGGAACATTGCACTGCAATCTCACTTGTATTTGATAAGAGAATCAAGAAGCATCCTGATAGTTTGGTGTGCCCCAATCTCAAGCTTCTAAGTTTGTCCTcgacaattaaaataaaatatcacttTATGGTAAGATATGCTTGGCAGAAATTGGAACTGAGTGAGAATTTTTTCGAAGGGATTAAAGAAATCAAGGTTTTGGCTTTTCAAAGTATTTACTTTCAAACGCTTCCAGCATCATTGCAAATGCTACAAAACCTCCGGACCTTGCATTTGGAGTATTGTGAGTTAGGAGATATTTCAAGAATTGGAGGATTGGAAATGCTAGAAATCCTCAGCTTGATTGGTTCTTGGATCCAACAAGAGTTGCCAAAGGAGATAGGAAATCTTCAACATCTAAAGGTGTTGGATATGACAAAATGCAAAGGGCTTAATAGAATTCCACCTGGTGTACTCTCGAGATTAACCACATTGGAAGAGTTAAAGATTTTCCCCTTCAGTAGTTGGAGTTCTCTGGAAGGAAATGAAGAGAAAACCTCCGCAAGTCTTGATGAGATAACTCCTCTGCTTGATCGATATTTGAAAGTTTTAAATGTTTGGATACCAGAAGTGGAGTTTATTCCAAGaaactttattttcaatgatttGACAAGATTTTCAATTGGTGTGGGTAGATATGCTAGAGATGAAATCAATGATTTGTTTAGAAAGAATTTGCAGCTAGACGAAGTTAGCACTGATTCTATAAAACAGAGTGGGATTCATCCAATAGTCAAGAAATGTGAAGCTTTGAGATTAAGGAAGGTGCATGATTTGAAGAATTTATTTCCCCATTTTGATGAGGAGGAGCAAGATGGTTTCCCGTGGTTGAGGATTCTTATAGTAGTCAACTGCAATGAAATGGAGTACGTGGTGAAATTCACGTCAAATAATAATCGGACTGATCTTCATGTTCCAAACAAATTCCCTCTTTTGGAGGAATTGTATTTGATGAATCTTGAAGGATTGAAGGGAATATTCCATTATAATTCTGATGATTTACAACTTCCTCCTACTGATCATCAGTTTGTTAGAAAGGAGAGGATTTCCACAGCATCATCTCTTCCAAGAGGATTTCCACAGCTCCAGAGTTTGTATGTAGGAAACTGCCCAACATTAGAAGAAATCGTTTCCGTATGGAACCGCAAAACTGATGATCCTATTAATACATCTACATCCGATGATATGATTCTCTTCCCCAAATTAACTGAGTTAACTCTGTGGTGGCTACCGAGTCTAATCAGTTTGTGCAGAGCCATAGATGATGAGGGAAGTACAGGGCCACCTAAG GATGCTGATGGAGTAGAAAGCAACATGGATAATATGAATACTCCTACTAACATACTTGTTCCCTTCAAATGTATAAAGTGGTTACCAAGTCTAGAAAAGTTAGAGGTGAACGACTGTGATTCAATAAAAgtactttttggttttcatggaaATGATTCACCACAGCTTGATCCAATCAACAGTAATATTACCAATAATATTAATGTTGATCAACCAAATGATTCGGAAAATCTTTCTCATAAGAAGTGCTGCCTAATTGGGTGTCTACCATGTGGTAATATAGCTGGCAAACCCAACATGATACAAAATTCTCAAGAAATCATCGATACTTCCCACTTGACAAAGGATGTTAATCAGGATCGTCAGCTGGACAATCACAAAGAAGAG tgGCTGATGAACTTGAAAGATTTAGATGTGATTTGGTGTAATTCGTTGGAGGTGGTATTCGACTATGGGGAAGGCCCATTAGCTCCAGCCCTCAATAAGTTGGAAAGTTTGGAATTACGTGGGCTATACAAGCTGATGCACATATGGAAGAAGGGTCCACAACAGGTCAAAACTGTTGGCTTCCAAAATCTGAAAACTCTATCATTACATTTTTGTCCAAGTTTGAGATATTTATTCACTGCTTCCATTGCCAAACTCCTCGTGATGCTAAAAGGTCTCAAAGTTACTTACTGTAAATCAATGGAAGAGGTCGTTGCAAAAACAGAAGAGGAGATCAATAATGTTAATGCGGAATTTTATGTGGTTTCATTTCCCAATCTGGTTTCCATTGAATTAAATTCTCTGAATAATCTCTACTATTTATGTCAACATCCTTATGCCTTTGAATTCCCATCCCTAGAAActctacaaataaaaaagtgTCCTAAGTTGCAGACATTTGTTACCGCAAATAAAACTCCGAAGATACCTAAGCTTAAGGTTGTAAAGCTTAATGGCAAAGACATGGTGATTTTGGAACAAGACCTTAATGGCATCATACGACGCCAGTTTGAAAAACCAG ACCAtatagaagaagaataa